The Microbacterium sp. W4I20 genome segment GGCTGCGGCGACGGCCGCAGCGACGAGGGCGGAGCCTCGGCGGATCTTCGGGCGCGCAGAAGCGTGCGTCATGATTCTCCTTCAGAGAAAGGGGGAGGGTGAGCCGCACCACCGCGGCGAGAAGTTAGGTAAGCATGCCCTAACACTTCGATGCTAGGACGGATATCTCGACGTCAGTGTCGACAGAGCGACGAGTTGTGTCGGGAAAACGACGAACCGGTGTCCGGGCCCGGCTCAGCGCCAGTACAGCTGGTGGGCGGAATCCGCCTGCACGCGCGACACATGCTGCCGAGGGGTGAGGCCGAAGCGCTCCTTGAAGGCGGCGGAGAACGCGCTCGTCGTGGCGTATCCGCACCGATGCGCGGCCGCGCCGATCGGGGTGCCGTCGACGATCAGCCGGGCGGCGAGCGTCATCCGCACGCCGGTGCGCCAGCGTCCGAAGCTCATGCCGATGTCGTTCTGGAAGATGCGCAGCACGGTCCTCTCGTGGAGCCCGTGTTCGATGAACAGATCCACGGCGCCGCGCGGATCGCCCGGGTCGGCGAGGACGGCCTGCACAAGAGGCCGCACGCGCTCGTCGGTCGGCATCGGCACCTCGCCCCAGCCGTCCGCCGACTCCGCGCTCGGCTGCTGCAGCATCTCGATGAGCACCGATTGGATGCGCACGCGCAGATCCGTCGGCATGTCGTTGATGCCGAGATGGAGCAGCATCTCCTGCACCGCACGAGGCACCAGCACCCGGGCGATCCCGTCGATCGGAGCGATCAGTGAAGCATCCGGGATGTACGTGTAGCAGCCGATCGAATCACGTTCATGGTGCGCGGTGTGCGGTGTATGCGGCGGA includes the following:
- a CDS encoding AraC family transcriptional regulator, which translates into the protein MNSYRQDDWDASPTHPSTVSAPYLMGTGVVTGDDAGTRPLSPPHSHPDAMLAWCYRGTVWLHLQDARWRLAPGQGVWIPPHTPHTAHHERDSIGCYTYIPDASLIAPIDGIARVLVPRAVQEMLLHLGINDMPTDLRVRIQSVLIEMLQQPSAESADGWGEVPMPTDERVRPLVQAVLADPGDPRGAVDLFIEHGLHERTVLRIFQNDIGMSFGRWRTGVRMTLAARLIVDGTPIGAAAHRCGYATTSAFSAAFKERFGLTPRQHVSRVQADSAHQLYWR